From Candidatus Pedobacter colombiensis, one genomic window encodes:
- a CDS encoding protein-disulfide reductase DsbD N-terminal domain-containing protein: protein MKNLILLTVGILFSLTASSQILKPVKWSYAAKKTSKTEATLYLKATIDEGWHLYSQNMADGGPVKTSFKFTPSKAYAIVGKTIEPKAITKFEKSFDMNVSYFEKSVIFQQKVKLTGATATVKGTLEYMVCDDSQCLPPETVEFSIPVK from the coding sequence ATGAAAAACCTAATCTTGTTAACCGTTGGAATACTATTTAGCCTTACTGCAAGTAGTCAGATTTTGAAACCCGTAAAGTGGAGTTATGCTGCAAAGAAAACTTCAAAAACAGAAGCTACTTTATACCTTAAAGCTACAATTGATGAAGGATGGCACCTTTATTCGCAAAACATGGCTGATGGTGGACCAGTGAAAACAAGCTTTAAATTTACACCATCAAAAGCTTACGCAATCGTGGGTAAAACAATTGAACCAAAAGCAATAACTAAGTTCGAAAAGTCATTTGACATGAATGTAAGTTATTTCGAGAAATCAGTAATTTTCCAACAAAAAGTTAAATTAACTGGTGCAACTGCAACTGTTAAAGGAACACTCGAGTACATGGTATGTGATGATTCTCAGTGTCTACCTCCAGAAACAGTTGAGTTTTCTATCCCAGTAAAATAA
- a CDS encoding TlpA disulfide reductase family protein: protein MKTLTLAALMIAPMVVSAQKSDFTLNGTISNLKSPTKVYLSYEQDGKEVLDSSVVDKGGFQFKGALNGPEMVELIVDHRNTGINKLGKPVDVLRFYLANEIISVNAVDSIKKGTISGSNINTEYEAYKTFFVGPEKSMDAVENEFLAASKDKQSDPAYKKEMQTRYEKAANEKKALQRKFAKSHPASFFSLVALTEAAGNSIDVKTIEPIFKALSAEVRNTSVGQEFAKEIEFAKAILVGGMAPDFTQNDLNDKPISLSSFKGKYVLIDFWASWCKPCRAENPNVVDAYNRYKYKNFTVLGVSLDNPGKKELWLAAVVKDNLTWTQVSDLKGWNNAVAKQYGISSIPQNVLIDPSGKVVAKNLRGDALHQKLQEVIGSGTGE, encoded by the coding sequence ATGAAAACATTAACACTGGCTGCTTTAATGATTGCCCCAATGGTCGTTTCGGCCCAAAAGTCGGATTTTACGCTTAATGGAACAATCAGCAACCTTAAGTCGCCGACTAAGGTCTACCTAAGTTATGAACAAGATGGTAAAGAGGTATTGGACTCATCTGTTGTGGATAAAGGTGGCTTCCAATTCAAAGGAGCATTGAATGGTCCTGAAATGGTAGAATTGATCGTTGATCATAGGAACACTGGTATAAATAAGTTGGGAAAACCGGTTGATGTGCTGAGATTTTATCTGGCAAATGAGATCATTAGTGTTAATGCAGTTGATTCCATTAAAAAGGGAACAATCAGTGGTTCAAATATTAATACTGAATACGAAGCTTATAAAACTTTTTTTGTTGGCCCGGAAAAATCCATGGATGCTGTAGAAAATGAATTTTTAGCAGCATCTAAAGATAAACAGAGTGACCCCGCTTATAAAAAGGAAATGCAGACACGCTATGAAAAAGCTGCTAATGAGAAGAAAGCGTTGCAACGAAAATTTGCAAAGTCGCACCCAGCATCTTTTTTCAGCTTGGTAGCCTTAACTGAAGCTGCTGGAAATTCAATAGATGTTAAAACCATTGAGCCTATTTTTAAAGCACTTTCTGCTGAGGTTCGTAATACATCAGTCGGACAAGAATTTGCTAAGGAAATTGAATTCGCAAAAGCTATTTTAGTAGGAGGGATGGCACCTGATTTTACGCAGAATGACCTAAATGATAAACCTATATCACTTTCTTCATTCAAAGGAAAGTATGTACTGATTGATTTCTGGGCATCTTGGTGTAAACCATGTAGAGCAGAAAATCCAAACGTAGTTGACGCCTATAACCGATATAAATATAAGAATTTCACAGTTTTGGGCGTTTCTTTAGATAATCCAGGTAAAAAAGAATTATGGTTAGCGGCAGTTGTAAAGGATAATTTGACATGGACACAAGTGTCTGATTTAAAGGGATGGAACAATGCCGTGGCAAAGCAATACGGGATCAGTTCAATCCCGCAAAACGTTTTGATTGATCCTTCGGGCAAAGTTGTTGCAAAGAACCTTCGTGGTGATGCTTTGCATCAAAAATTACAAGAAGTTATAGGCTCAGGTACAGGAGAATAA
- a CDS encoding efflux transporter outer membrane subunit, which produces MNIYNKTLAHLLVLLVLGGCKVSKDTALPIKAIPEHFRNAQSSDTLSIADQTIKDFFNEAELRNLIDTALVRNYDLQIAIKNIESAQQLMKQSKLGNVPKVNLQVTGSSNRPSDNSLNGLSTSQFLNTNHIEDFNANLGLSWEADIWGKIKSQKQAALATYLQTEEARKAIQTQLVASVAQGYYRLLMMDAQIAIAKKNLTLSDSTLKIIYLQFDAGQVTSLAIQQAKAQQLVAAQLIPKFEQDITIQENALRMLTGRLPGSVDRLASLEKANVSSQVSAGYPSAMVSRRPDVKNAELSLAIANAKVGIAKANMYPSLSITASAGLNSFKASNWFNLPASLFGVIAGGITQPLLQNRQLKTQFELAKIEREKTVIQFRQSVLNAVTEVSDELVKIEKLKQQYDIANDKVNTLQQAVRNANLLFKSGMANYLEVITAQSNSLQSELELTTVKTAQLNATVELYRALGGGL; this is translated from the coding sequence ATGAACATATATAATAAAACATTAGCTCATTTGCTCGTTTTATTGGTGCTCGGGGGATGTAAAGTATCAAAAGATACGGCTCTGCCAATAAAAGCCATCCCTGAACATTTCAGGAACGCGCAGAGCAGCGATACATTGAGCATTGCCGATCAGACCATTAAAGATTTTTTTAATGAGGCAGAACTAAGGAATCTTATAGATACTGCTTTAGTACGAAATTACGATTTGCAAATTGCCATCAAAAATATTGAATCAGCACAGCAGTTGATGAAACAATCAAAACTTGGTAATGTGCCAAAAGTAAACTTACAGGTAACCGGCAGTTCAAATCGTCCTTCAGACAACAGCCTAAATGGCCTAAGTACCAGTCAGTTTTTAAATACAAATCACATCGAAGATTTTAATGCAAATCTGGGATTGAGTTGGGAAGCAGATATTTGGGGTAAAATAAAAAGTCAGAAACAAGCTGCACTGGCAACCTATTTACAGACTGAGGAGGCTAGAAAAGCCATACAGACTCAGTTAGTGGCAAGCGTTGCCCAGGGATATTACAGGTTGCTAATGATGGATGCACAAATTGCCATTGCTAAAAAGAACCTGACTTTAAGCGATAGCACCTTAAAAATTATATACCTGCAGTTTGATGCCGGACAGGTAACCTCACTTGCTATCCAACAAGCTAAAGCCCAGCAGTTGGTAGCAGCTCAGTTGATTCCAAAATTTGAACAGGATATAACTATTCAGGAGAATGCACTGCGTATGTTAACCGGTCGGTTACCGGGGAGTGTTGATCGCCTGGCAAGCCTTGAAAAAGCCAATGTATCAAGTCAGGTTTCAGCAGGTTACCCCTCAGCGATGGTGAGTAGACGTCCGGATGTTAAAAATGCAGAACTCTCTTTAGCCATTGCCAATGCTAAAGTAGGAATAGCCAAAGCAAATATGTATCCATCTTTAAGCATTACGGCAAGTGCAGGTTTGAACTCCTTTAAAGCTAGCAATTGGTTTAACCTACCGGCCTCGTTATTTGGTGTGATAGCCGGGGGAATTACACAGCCCTTACTTCAAAACAGGCAATTAAAAACGCAATTTGAATTAGCCAAAATTGAAAGAGAGAAAACAGTAATTCAATTCCGCCAGTCAGTACTTAATGCAGTTACCGAAGTCTCTGATGAATTGGTGAAAATTGAGAAATTAAAACAGCAATACGACATTGCAAATGATAAAGTAAATACACTGCAGCAGGCAGTTCGAAATGCCAACTTATTATTTAAAAGCGGAATGGCCAATTATCTTGAAGTAATTACTGCCCAAAGTAATTCATTGCAAAGTGAGTTGGAGCTAACTACCGTTAAAACGGCACAACTCAACGCTACAGTCGAACTTTACCGAGCACTAGGAGGGGGATTATAA
- a CDS encoding efflux RND transporter permease subunit, with amino-acid sequence MFKIFIQRPVLATVISILLVILGVLSLTKLPLQQFPDIAPPSVLVTANYPGANAEIVLRSVAPSLEESINGVENMSYMSSTASNDGTLAITVYFKLGTDPDQAAVNVQNRVTQATSQLPSEVVQQGIITAKQQNSFIMAIGMYTEDEKKYDQTFVANYAQINIIPEIKRISGVGAASIFGGVKDYSMRIWLNPTQMATYKITPNEVMAAIQDKSLEAAPGRFGERSKEVFEYVIKYKGKLTKPEEYENIAIRSNADGSVLRLKDVGRVEFGAYSYNSLTRLNGKKGVVLGIIQLAGSNANEIQIAINKLMEKAAKDFPAGVKYNIFYSTKVALDQSIEQVVHTLIEAFILVFIVVFIFLQDFRSTLIPAIAVPVAILGTFFFMQLFGFSINLLTLFALVLAIGIVVDDAIVVVEAVHAKMEHRRIGAKQATTEAMHEISGAIISITLVMSAVFLPVGFLEGSTGVFYRQFAFTMATAIIISAINALTLSPALAALFLKSNHTDQAEGIKKGFKEKFFAGFNSSFNAMTNRYINGLQFLIKNKAVSMGGLAIIILTTIWMVRTTPTGFIPTEDQGFVAIAVNTPSGTSLDGTSKIMQQAETELRSLEASRFVTAITGFNLLTSSNSPSSAVVFVLLKPTKERGKVQEINEIMEVIRGKLATISGGSFFVFSFPTVPGFSNVEALDLVLQDKTGGKLDKFSGIANNFIGELMKRKEIAVAFTTFKADYPQLQLEVDDEKANQLGVNVRDILQTMQAYFGSAQASDFNRFGKYYRVLVQADIADRADPSAIDRVFVKNKTGEMVPIKTLVKLSRVFGSETASRYNLFNSIQVNAIPKPGFSSGDAINAIQEVAKEQLPSGYGFEFSGQTREEMSSNGQSTIVFLLCLIFVYFLLAAQYESYILPLAVILSVPTGVLGVFVTIGLTGIENNIYVQVALIMLIGLLAKNAILIVEFAIQRRKAGLSLVNAALDAARLRLRPILMTSFAFVVGLFPMSIASGPSAQGNHSISIGAAGGMVAGVILGLMLIPVLFVIFQRLQEKVSGKPSQGESNHQPESIKVDSEIVYS; translated from the coding sequence ATGTTCAAAATATTTATACAAAGGCCGGTATTGGCTACTGTAATCTCCATCTTATTGGTCATACTTGGAGTACTAAGCCTTACCAAATTACCCTTACAGCAGTTCCCTGATATTGCACCACCATCTGTATTGGTGACAGCCAATTACCCTGGTGCTAATGCTGAAATTGTACTCCGCTCAGTGGCTCCATCATTGGAAGAATCCATCAATGGGGTCGAAAACATGAGTTACATGAGCTCAACAGCAAGTAACGATGGTACATTGGCCATTACCGTTTATTTTAAGCTAGGGACCGATCCGGACCAGGCGGCTGTTAACGTACAAAATCGTGTTACACAAGCAACCAGTCAATTGCCTTCCGAAGTTGTGCAGCAAGGCATCATTACCGCAAAACAGCAGAACAGCTTTATCATGGCTATCGGGATGTATACTGAAGATGAAAAGAAATACGATCAGACCTTTGTCGCCAATTATGCACAGATCAATATTATACCCGAAATTAAACGTATTTCAGGTGTAGGAGCAGCCAGCATATTTGGTGGTGTTAAGGATTATTCGATGCGGATTTGGTTAAATCCAACTCAAATGGCGACCTATAAAATTACGCCGAACGAAGTGATGGCTGCGATACAAGATAAAAGTCTGGAAGCTGCACCCGGGCGTTTTGGAGAGCGTAGCAAGGAAGTTTTTGAATATGTTATTAAATATAAAGGCAAACTTACCAAACCGGAAGAGTACGAAAATATAGCTATTCGCTCCAATGCTGATGGTTCGGTATTACGTTTAAAAGATGTAGGTAGAGTAGAGTTTGGCGCCTATTCATATAATAGTCTTACTCGTCTGAATGGCAAAAAAGGTGTGGTACTTGGCATTATACAATTAGCAGGTTCTAATGCCAACGAAATACAGATTGCCATCAATAAGCTGATGGAAAAAGCAGCCAAAGATTTTCCGGCAGGTGTAAAGTATAATATATTTTACAGTACAAAAGTAGCACTTGATCAATCCATTGAACAGGTTGTGCACACACTTATAGAGGCCTTTATTCTGGTGTTTATAGTTGTATTTATATTCCTTCAGGATTTCAGATCAACATTAATCCCGGCCATTGCCGTTCCAGTGGCTATTTTGGGTACTTTCTTTTTTATGCAGCTCTTTGGTTTTTCTATCAACCTCCTTACTTTATTTGCGCTCGTACTTGCAATTGGTATCGTGGTAGATGATGCGATTGTAGTCGTCGAGGCCGTACACGCTAAAATGGAACATAGACGTATAGGTGCCAAACAGGCAACTACTGAAGCGATGCATGAGATCAGTGGAGCCATTATTTCGATTACATTAGTTATGTCAGCTGTATTTTTACCTGTTGGTTTCCTTGAAGGTTCAACAGGCGTATTTTACAGACAGTTTGCTTTTACTATGGCAACAGCCATTATTATATCAGCCATTAACGCATTAACATTAAGTCCGGCTTTAGCTGCCTTATTTTTAAAGAGTAACCATACAGATCAAGCTGAAGGAATTAAGAAAGGCTTTAAAGAGAAATTCTTCGCAGGATTTAACAGCAGTTTCAATGCCATGACCAATAGATACATCAATGGTTTGCAATTCCTGATCAAAAACAAGGCTGTGAGTATGGGGGGCTTAGCCATTATCATATTAACCACCATTTGGATGGTGCGTACTACACCTACAGGCTTTATTCCAACAGAAGATCAAGGCTTTGTGGCTATTGCAGTGAATACACCTTCAGGAACTTCATTAGATGGTACCTCTAAAATCATGCAACAGGCAGAGACAGAACTGCGTTCTTTGGAGGCTTCAAGATTTGTAACCGCAATAACAGGATTTAACTTACTGACCTCATCCAATAGTCCTTCATCAGCTGTTGTATTTGTACTGTTAAAACCTACCAAAGAAAGAGGTAAGGTTCAGGAAATCAATGAAATTATGGAGGTGATCAGAGGCAAATTAGCTACCATAAGTGGTGGTAGTTTTTTTGTGTTTAGCTTCCCGACTGTTCCCGGTTTTAGTAACGTAGAAGCGCTGGATCTTGTGTTACAAGATAAAACCGGCGGTAAGCTTGATAAATTTAGTGGAATTGCCAATAATTTTATTGGAGAACTAATGAAACGCAAAGAAATTGCGGTGGCCTTTACCACTTTTAAAGCTGATTATCCGCAATTGCAACTAGAAGTGGATGATGAAAAAGCAAACCAATTAGGTGTTAATGTGCGTGATATTTTACAAACCATGCAAGCTTATTTTGGTAGTGCTCAAGCTTCGGATTTTAATCGCTTTGGGAAGTATTATCGTGTATTGGTTCAGGCAGATATTGCGGATAGGGCAGATCCATCTGCAATAGATCGGGTGTTTGTTAAAAACAAAACAGGAGAGATGGTCCCAATAAAGACACTGGTAAAATTATCCCGTGTTTTTGGATCAGAAACCGCATCGCGCTACAATCTTTTTAACTCAATCCAGGTAAACGCCATTCCAAAACCCGGTTTTAGTTCCGGTGATGCCATTAATGCCATACAGGAAGTAGCTAAAGAGCAATTGCCTTCAGGTTATGGATTTGAATTTTCCGGGCAAACACGGGAAGAAATGTCTTCAAACGGACAATCTACCATTGTATTTCTCTTATGTTTAATATTTGTATATTTTTTACTGGCAGCACAATACGAAAGCTATATTTTGCCTTTAGCTGTCATATTATCGGTCCCTACGGGAGTATTGGGGGTATTCGTGACTATAGGTTTAACCGGTATAGAAAACAACATTTATGTACAGGTCGCATTAATCATGTTAATTGGGCTACTGGCTAAAAATGCGATCCTGATTGTTGAGTTTGCCATACAGCGTCGTAAAGCAGGCTTATCATTGGTTAATGCCGCATTAGATGCAGCGAGGTTAAGATTGCGTCCAATTCTGATGACCTCATTTGCATTTGTTGTAGGATTATTTCCAATGAGTATTGCCTCCGGACCTTCGGCACAAGGTAATCATTCGATCAGTATTGGTGCTGCAGGAGGAATGGTTGCCGGGGTAATCCTCGGATTGATGCTAATCCCCGTATTGTTTGTAATCTTCCAGCGTTTACAAGAAAAAGTGTCGGGTAAACCTTCACAGGGTGAAAGTAATCATCAGCCCGAATCGATAAAGGTAGATTCAGAAATAGTATATTCTTAA
- a CDS encoding efflux RND transporter periplasmic adaptor subunit: protein MKYKSFYQLLFNTVRSSNNVIKLTALLLVLFLYSCSSKTPQAVAPGPPDLPVASVTSGTETTFQEYPAAIEGTVNVEVRPQVSGSLEKVYVDEGAFVNVGQPIFKINDQQYRASLNNAIAAQHSAEATLINAQLEVERLTPLVQNKVISEFQLKSAKATAQVAKANIEQAKANVSTASINLGYTLIKAPVSGYIGRLAKKQGSLVAPADVDALTQLSDVHDVHVYFSLGEKDFVNFKEQYPGQTLSDKIKQLPAVKLILADNTEYARLGKIDVIDGQFDKTTGAITVRAKFPNPQGLLRSGNTGKIQLSLQHNNTLVVPQIATIEVQDKIFVFTVADSNKVKKQAITVIGKTGTNYLVKDGIKAGDQIVLSGLDRLQEGAVIAPKRATDKVAKN from the coding sequence ATGAAATATAAATCCTTTTACCAATTATTATTTAACACCGTTAGATCATCTAATAACGTTATAAAGTTAACAGCGTTACTATTAGTCTTATTTTTATATAGTTGCAGCAGTAAAACTCCACAGGCTGTAGCACCGGGACCACCGGATTTACCTGTAGCCAGCGTAACTTCAGGTACAGAAACAACCTTTCAGGAATACCCGGCTGCTATAGAGGGGACAGTTAATGTAGAAGTTAGACCTCAGGTTAGTGGAAGTTTGGAAAAAGTATACGTTGACGAAGGCGCCTTTGTAAATGTTGGACAACCAATATTTAAAATAAATGATCAGCAATATCGTGCTTCTTTAAACAACGCTATTGCCGCTCAACATTCGGCAGAAGCAACTTTAATCAATGCACAACTTGAAGTAGAACGTCTAACACCACTGGTTCAGAATAAGGTAATATCCGAATTTCAATTGAAATCAGCGAAAGCTACCGCACAGGTGGCAAAAGCTAATATAGAACAGGCAAAAGCAAATGTTTCTACGGCATCTATAAACCTTGGCTATACGCTAATTAAGGCGCCGGTAAGTGGTTATATTGGTCGACTAGCTAAAAAGCAAGGAAGTTTGGTAGCGCCAGCTGATGTAGATGCCTTGACTCAATTGTCGGATGTACATGATGTGCACGTATATTTCTCTCTTGGAGAAAAAGACTTTGTGAATTTTAAGGAACAATATCCCGGACAAACGCTAAGTGATAAAATCAAACAACTACCTGCCGTGAAATTAATTCTGGCCGACAATACTGAATATGCCAGATTAGGAAAAATAGATGTGATTGACGGGCAATTTGATAAGACTACAGGTGCAATTACCGTGCGGGCTAAATTTCCCAATCCGCAAGGTTTATTAAGGTCTGGCAACACCGGAAAAATACAACTAAGCCTGCAACACAACAATACACTTGTGGTACCACAAATAGCCACCATAGAAGTACAGGATAAAATATTCGTATTTACCGTTGCAGACAGCAATAAAGTGAAAAAGCAAGCTATTACTGTAATTGGGAAAACAGGAACCAATTACCTAGTAAAAGATGGTATAAAAGCCGGTGATCAGATTGTATTAAGTGGGCTCGACCGCCTGCAGGAAGGCGCGGTGATTGCGCCAAAAAGAGCAACAGACAAAGTTGCTAAAAACTAA
- a CDS encoding TetR/AcrR family transcriptional regulator — protein sequence MGSKERIQRLKEETRANILEAALQIVKEDGWQALSMRKIADKIEYTAPIIYEYFSNKEGILLELTRQGYIVLGKEIKAAKAKYTKTDEQLEAMWIAYWNFAFKYKEFYQLMFGVDMVCCEQKKSMPEIDFLDKLFFDTIKDLMKAEQPEEGVICRKYYTFWSIIHGLISINMVNKGRDEEMNQHILRDALKGIIKYIND from the coding sequence ATGGGAAGTAAAGAACGCATACAAAGGTTAAAAGAAGAAACGAGGGCTAATATCCTCGAAGCAGCCTTACAAATCGTTAAAGAGGATGGGTGGCAAGCATTAAGCATGAGGAAAATTGCAGATAAGATAGAATACACTGCGCCAATCATTTACGAGTACTTTTCTAATAAAGAAGGGATATTATTAGAATTAACGAGACAGGGATACATTGTTCTCGGTAAAGAGATTAAAGCTGCTAAAGCTAAATACACGAAAACAGACGAGCAACTGGAAGCCATGTGGATTGCTTATTGGAATTTTGCTTTTAAGTACAAAGAGTTTTACCAGTTGATGTTTGGCGTAGATATGGTATGCTGCGAACAAAAAAAATCAATGCCGGAAATTGACTTTCTGGACAAGTTATTTTTCGACACAATTAAAGACTTAATGAAGGCAGAACAGCCGGAAGAAGGTGTGATATGCAGAAAATATTATACTTTTTGGTCTATTATACATGGCCTGATCTCTATTAATATGGTAAATAAAGGAAGAGACGAAGAAATGAATCAACATATTTTAAGAGATGCATTAAAAGGTATTATTAAATATATAAACGATTAA
- a CDS encoding LacI family DNA-binding transcriptional regulator has translation MNNSVTLRDIAKALNLSISTISKALNDSHEIGAETKQKVLDYAKKHHYSPNRMAKGLKEGKSRSIGVVVCSLDNNVIAQMLDGIHKASSDKSYQIIIMQSKESEKLESACIELLYAGGVDGILISPAYETINFSYLNSLQASGLPIVLFDRLIDQINTHKVGADNFKGAYDATMHLINNGYKNIAHLNTNTILSIATDRLNGYKHALVDSGIKYRPELLRSCNYTDANKLNEDLEQAIKYYMSLPDKPDAIFTATDQISTRCLVLLNKLGYKIPEDVALIGFTNTELADAMNPALSTVHQPAFEIGQLAAEKLISLIEKKNLDDGYETIMLPTHIKVRASSQPKN, from the coding sequence ATGAACAACAGCGTTACATTAAGAGATATTGCCAAAGCGCTTAATTTATCTATTTCTACAATTTCAAAGGCTTTAAATGACAGTCATGAAATTGGTGCAGAAACAAAGCAGAAGGTTTTAGATTATGCTAAAAAGCATCATTATTCACCCAATAGAATGGCTAAGGGCCTAAAAGAAGGTAAGAGCAGGTCTATCGGTGTTGTGGTGTGTTCTTTAGATAATAATGTGATTGCCCAGATGCTGGATGGGATTCATAAGGCAAGTTCTGATAAATCCTATCAGATCATCATCATGCAGAGTAAGGAGTCTGAGAAATTAGAAAGTGCTTGTATTGAATTGCTCTATGCTGGTGGAGTTGACGGAATACTGATCTCACCGGCTTATGAAACGATAAATTTTAGTTATCTGAACTCTTTACAGGCATCCGGTTTACCTATAGTTCTATTTGATCGCCTGATCGATCAGATTAATACACATAAGGTTGGTGCGGATAATTTTAAAGGGGCTTATGATGCAACCATGCATCTGATTAATAATGGGTACAAAAATATTGCACATTTGAATACCAATACTATTCTTAGCATTGCCACAGATCGTTTAAATGGATATAAACACGCGCTTGTCGATAGCGGAATAAAGTATAGACCTGAATTGTTGCGGTCCTGCAATTATACAGATGCGAACAAACTGAATGAAGACCTGGAACAAGCTATTAAATACTACATGAGCTTACCGGATAAACCTGATGCCATTTTTACAGCCACTGATCAGATCAGTACCAGATGCCTGGTGTTGTTGAATAAATTGGGTTATAAAATTCCAGAGGATGTTGCGCTGATTGGGTTTACCAATACAGAACTGGCTGATGCAATGAACCCAGCTTTGAGTACAGTACATCAGCCAGCTTTCGAGATCGGTCAGCTTGCTGCTGAAAAGCTAATCTCACTGATTGAAAAGAAAAACCTTGATGATGGTTACGAAACTATTATGCTACCCACTCATATTAAAGTGAGGGCCTCATCACAGCCAAAAAATTAA
- the uxuA gene encoding mannonate dehydratase, whose translation MNTAKHKLLQTWRWYGPIDPVTLQDVKQAGATGIVSALHHVPHGDVWPLEDIIERKSIIEAAGLTWAVVESVPVHEAIKTRRPDADSYIENYKTTLRNLAKCGIKTVCYNFMPVLDWTRTQLDLTMTDGSKALYFNWLDLAVFDLFILKREGAGADYSESLKNRAKERFATMNTDELNELKINVLMGIPNEKGIELEALRASIEEYKTIGRDGLKKNLAYFLNGIADVCEETGINMTIHPDDPPYSILGLPRIASTKEDLVDILRSVDKPFNGICYCTGSLGAGMSNNLPEIFEAVKERVYFLHLRNVTKDEEGNFYEADHLGGDVNMYEIMKAVVAENARRAEPIPFRPDHGHQMLDDLNKVTNPGYSAIGRLRGLAELRGLELGVTGNY comes from the coding sequence ATGAATACAGCAAAACATAAATTATTACAAACCTGGCGTTGGTATGGTCCAATAGACCCGGTTACTTTACAGGATGTAAAACAAGCTGGTGCTACAGGAATTGTGAGTGCATTACATCATGTTCCACATGGCGACGTATGGCCATTGGAAGACATCATTGAAAGAAAATCAATTATTGAAGCTGCCGGATTAACCTGGGCAGTGGTAGAAAGTGTTCCGGTTCATGAGGCCATCAAAACGCGTAGACCTGACGCAGACAGCTATATTGAAAATTACAAAACTACACTAAGAAACCTGGCAAAATGTGGCATCAAAACAGTATGCTATAACTTTATGCCAGTGCTTGATTGGACACGGACACAATTGGATTTAACCATGACTGACGGTTCAAAAGCTTTATATTTTAACTGGTTAGACCTGGCAGTTTTTGATCTTTTTATCCTGAAAAGGGAAGGAGCGGGTGCAGATTATTCTGAAAGCTTAAAAAACAGAGCTAAGGAACGTTTTGCTACAATGAATACAGATGAGCTGAATGAGTTAAAAATCAATGTCTTGATGGGGATACCCAATGAAAAAGGAATTGAACTAGAAGCATTACGCGCCAGCATCGAGGAATATAAAACCATTGGCAGAGACGGTTTAAAGAAAAATCTGGCTTATTTCCTTAATGGAATTGCGGATGTATGTGAAGAAACCGGAATAAACATGACCATTCACCCGGATGACCCTCCTTACTCAATACTTGGATTGCCACGTATTGCAAGTACAAAAGAAGATCTGGTAGATATTCTGAGAAGTGTAGACAAGCCTTTTAATGGTATTTGCTATTGTACGGGATCGCTAGGTGCTGGTATGTCAAACAACCTTCCTGAAATTTTTGAGGCAGTAAAAGAGCGGGTATACTTCCTGCATCTTCGCAATGTAACCAAAGATGAAGAAGGTAATTTTTATGAAGCAGACCACTTGGGAGGCGATGTAAATATGTACGAAATTATGAAAGCTGTTGTTGCAGAAAATGCGCGCAGAGCTGAGCCAATACCATTCAGACCAGATCACGGTCATCAAATGCTGGACGATCTAAACAAGGTTACCAACCCGGGATATTCGGCAATTGGACGTTTACGTGGCCTGGCAGAATTACGTGGATTGGAATTGGGGGTTACCGGAAATTATTAA